Proteins encoded by one window of Oscillatoria sp. FACHB-1406:
- the gpmI gene encoding 2,3-bisphosphoglycerate-independent phosphoglycerate mutase, with translation MRQAPVSPVVLVILDGWGYREATEANAIALANTPVMDSLWAAYPRTLIRASAKDVGLPIGQMGNSEVGHLNIGAGRIVPQELVRISDAVEDGSLLENPTLVQTCQKVRASGGKLHLLGLCSEGGVHSHSLHLLGLLDLAKLHGIGDVCIHAFTDGRDTPPTDGIDALQAIEDHMAKIGIGRIATISGRYYAMDRDRRWDRVQKAYEVMTTDGVGDGRSAVQVLKDSYEREITDEFIEPTRIAPGAIAPGDGVIFFNFRPDRSRQLTAAFVKPDFNGFERKFIHPLEFVTFTQYDASLSIPVAFPPQSLTNILGEIIAQHGLRQFRTAETEKYPHVTYFFNGGLEEPFPGEDRELIPSPMVATYDKAPAMSADKVTQAVCGAIDKGIYSFVVVNYANPDMVGHTGKLDAAIRAIETVDRCLGKLLESASRMGATVLITADHGNAEYMRDEEGNPWTAHTTNLVPLILVEGEGRKIPGYGTEVQLRDDGRLCDLAPTILDILNLQQPKEMTGHSLLAPIELEVRANRTPLRVAL, from the coding sequence ATGAGACAAGCACCTGTATCTCCGGTGGTGCTGGTGATTCTGGATGGCTGGGGCTACCGGGAAGCAACAGAGGCCAATGCGATCGCGCTAGCTAACACGCCTGTCATGGACAGTCTTTGGGCAGCCTATCCAAGAACCTTAATCCGTGCCTCGGCTAAGGATGTGGGATTGCCAATCGGTCAAATGGGTAACTCCGAAGTGGGTCATCTCAATATCGGTGCGGGGCGGATTGTCCCGCAAGAGTTAGTCCGCATCAGCGATGCAGTGGAAGATGGTTCCCTGCTCGAAAATCCTACTCTCGTACAAACTTGTCAGAAAGTGCGCGCCTCGGGGGGCAAGCTCCACCTTTTGGGGTTGTGTTCGGAAGGCGGGGTGCATTCCCACTCGCTCCATTTGCTAGGTTTGCTGGATCTCGCAAAATTACATGGTATTGGCGATGTCTGCATTCACGCTTTCACCGACGGTCGCGATACCCCTCCTACTGATGGGATCGATGCGCTACAAGCGATCGAAGACCATATGGCCAAGATTGGGATCGGACGCATTGCTACGATTAGCGGTCGTTACTATGCAATGGATCGCGATCGCCGCTGGGATCGCGTGCAAAAAGCCTACGAGGTGATGACGACCGATGGCGTGGGCGATGGACGCAGCGCCGTGCAAGTCTTAAAAGATTCTTACGAACGCGAGATTACCGATGAATTTATCGAACCGACGCGGATCGCTCCCGGCGCAATTGCCCCCGGCGATGGCGTAATCTTTTTTAACTTCCGCCCCGATCGCTCCAGACAACTGACCGCAGCTTTTGTCAAGCCGGATTTCAACGGTTTCGAGCGAAAATTCATTCATCCCCTCGAATTCGTTACCTTCACCCAATACGATGCCTCTCTCTCGATCCCCGTCGCCTTCCCGCCCCAAAGTTTAACCAACATTCTCGGCGAAATTATTGCCCAGCACGGGCTGCGGCAGTTTCGGACGGCAGAGACGGAGAAATATCCCCACGTCACCTACTTTTTCAACGGCGGTTTAGAAGAACCGTTCCCCGGAGAAGATCGAGAATTGATCCCCAGTCCGATGGTTGCAACTTACGACAAAGCGCCCGCTATGTCTGCCGATAAGGTGACGCAGGCGGTTTGCGGCGCGATCGACAAAGGAATTTATTCTTTCGTTGTCGTTAACTACGCTAACCCCGATATGGTGGGGCATACCGGCAAACTCGATGCAGCGATTCGCGCGATCGAAACGGTCGATCGCTGTTTGGGCAAATTGCTCGAAAGCGCCAGTCGGATGGGCGCAACCGTGCTGATTACCGCCGATCACGGCAACGCGGAATATATGCGCGACGAAGAAGGCAACCCTTGGACTGCGCACACCACCAATCTCGTTCCTTTGATTCTCGTTGAAGGGGAAGGGCGGAAAATTCCTGGCTACGGTACTGAAGTTCAACTGCGAGATGACGGACGTTTGTGCGATCTCGCCCCGACTATCTTAGATATTCTCAACTTACAGCAACCGAAGGAAATGACCGGACACTCGCTCTTAGCTCCCATCGAGCTTGAAGTCCGAGCCAATCGCACGCCCTTGCGCGTTGCTCTTTGA
- a CDS encoding Uma2 family endonuclease → MVPDGFLSLGVERHKNGGSRPSYPVWEENGVVPILALEVVSWTPGEEYNAKAEQYAALGVLYYVVYNPQFWQRDRHLPFEVYRLRNGRYELQIGEPYWMPEIGLGIGRYVEPNSPIQRELLGWFDEKGQRYQRPEELLLSARQEAERERERAEQIKQGAIAQLLNLGLTREQVAETLGLSPDEL, encoded by the coding sequence ATCGTCCCCGATGGTTTCTTGAGTTTGGGGGTAGAACGGCACAAAAATGGCGGTTCGCGTCCCAGTTACCCAGTTTGGGAGGAAAACGGAGTCGTCCCAATTTTGGCGTTGGAAGTTGTTTCTTGGACTCCGGGGGAAGAGTACAACGCAAAAGCGGAACAATACGCGGCGTTGGGGGTGCTGTACTATGTCGTTTATAATCCGCAATTTTGGCAGCGCGATCGCCATCTGCCATTTGAGGTGTATCGTTTAAGGAACGGTCGTTACGAGTTACAAATTGGCGAGCCGTATTGGATGCCAGAAATTGGTTTGGGAATCGGTCGTTACGTCGAGCCAAACAGTCCGATTCAACGAGAACTGTTAGGATGGTTTGACGAGAAGGGACAACGCTACCAGCGCCCGGAAGAGTTGTTGCTTTCTGCCAGACAAGAAGCCGAACGGGAACGAGAACGAGCCGAACAAATCAAACAAGGCGCGATCGCGCAATTGTTAAACTTAGGGCTGACTCGCGAGCAAGTTGCTGAAACCTTGGGTTTATCGCCGGATGAATTGTGA
- the argA gene encoding amino-acid N-acetyltransferase — translation METVKDGNRVAFFREAAPYIHSHRGKTFVVAFAGEVVNSSQFQQILQDLAIVSSLGARLVLVHGTRPQIDKRLHHNNVPIHLHKGIRVTDMPALLAAQEAIGFTRIRIENLLTHILNQPSVSSDGLGIISGNFMTARPMGIHDGIDYGFTGLIRRINHALIRQQLEANNIVLLSPIGYSPTGEAYNLFYEHVAIAAAKALSADKLIFFSHQSLDLPPELTLDEAKTYQHALLPAAIEALEAGVERIHLLDATIDGALLVELYTRDGMGSTISAEQFECLRAATVEDISSILDVIRPLENGGTLVKRSREHLEMEIQNFHVITRDRQVIACAALYDTDNVEVGELACLAVHPDYRGGKRGDKLLGHITRLAQKQGKTKLLVLTTQTTDWFREREFTKGSIEELPDNKKSLYNYQRNSQILFKQIARCS, via the coding sequence ATGGAAACGGTAAAGGATGGCAACCGCGTTGCTTTTTTTCGTGAAGCGGCTCCCTATATTCACTCTCATCGCGGCAAAACTTTCGTCGTTGCGTTCGCCGGTGAGGTTGTTAATAGCAGCCAGTTTCAGCAAATTTTGCAAGACCTGGCGATTGTCTCTAGCTTGGGTGCAAGGCTGGTGTTGGTGCATGGCACGCGACCCCAAATTGACAAGCGCCTTCACCACAATAATGTGCCGATTCATCTTCACAAGGGTATTCGCGTCACGGATATGCCCGCCTTACTTGCCGCACAAGAAGCGATCGGTTTTACCCGGATTCGGATTGAAAATCTTCTGACTCATATCTTAAATCAACCTTCAGTTTCCAGCGACGGATTGGGGATTATCTCTGGCAATTTTATGACGGCCCGTCCGATGGGAATCCATGATGGCATTGACTATGGTTTTACGGGTTTGATTCGCAGAATTAATCATGCTTTGATTCGGCAACAGCTAGAAGCAAATAACATCGTTCTCTTGTCGCCGATTGGGTATTCTCCGACTGGAGAAGCTTACAATTTATTTTACGAGCACGTTGCAATTGCGGCGGCAAAAGCCCTCAGCGCTGATAAATTAATCTTTTTTAGTCACCAGTCCTTAGATTTACCCCCAGAACTGACGCTCGATGAAGCGAAAACCTATCAGCACGCTCTCCTTCCTGCTGCTATTGAAGCGCTGGAGGCGGGTGTCGAGCGGATCCATCTGCTGGATGCGACGATCGATGGTGCTTTGTTAGTAGAACTTTACACGCGCGATGGCATGGGCAGCACGATCTCTGCCGAGCAGTTCGAGTGCCTGCGGGCTGCAACTGTCGAGGATATTAGCAGTATCTTAGATGTGATTCGCCCCCTAGAAAATGGAGGCACGTTGGTTAAACGCTCTCGCGAACATCTGGAGATGGAAATTCAGAACTTCCACGTTATTACTCGCGATCGCCAAGTTATTGCCTGTGCGGCCCTGTATGATACCGATAATGTTGAAGTTGGCGAGCTAGCCTGTTTGGCCGTTCATCCAGATTATCGCGGCGGTAAGCGAGGCGACAAGCTGCTCGGACATATTACTCGGTTGGCGCAAAAGCAAGGTAAAACCAAGCTTTTGGTACTGACAACTCAAACCACCGACTGGTTTCGAGAACGTGAATTCACCAAGGGAAGTATTGAAGAACTGCCCGATAACAAAAAGTCACTGTATAACTATCAGCGAAATTCACAGATTTTATTCAAGCAAATTGCAAGATGCTCGTGA
- the leuB gene encoding 3-isopropylmalate dehydrogenase, giving the protein MTQHHRITLLPGDGIGPEIMAVAVEVLREVASKCALQLEFTEALIGGAAIDATGSPLPEETLETCRKSDAVLLAAIGGYKWDNLARQQRPETGLLGLRAGLGLFANLRPATIFPQLIDASSLKREVVEGVDIMVVRELTGGIYFGQPKGIFEAETGEKRGVNTMAYLEGEIDRIAKVGFETAQKRRGKLCSVDKANVLDVSQLWRDRVTLMAAQYPDVELSHLYVDNAAMQLVRAPKQFDTIVTGNLFGDILSDEAAMLTGSIGMLPSASLGADGPGLFEPVHGSAPDIAGQDKANPLAQVLSAAMMLRYGLDCPEGADKIEQAVLQVLEQGYRTGDIMSEGMKAVGCQGMGEALLEALRSF; this is encoded by the coding sequence ATGACCCAGCACCACCGCATTACCTTACTGCCCGGAGATGGAATCGGCCCGGAAATTATGGCTGTAGCGGTAGAAGTGCTGCGAGAGGTTGCCTCGAAGTGCGCTCTGCAATTAGAATTTACCGAAGCGCTGATTGGCGGGGCGGCGATCGATGCGACGGGCAGCCCTTTGCCGGAAGAAACTTTAGAAACCTGCCGCAAGAGCGATGCAGTATTGCTGGCCGCGATCGGGGGGTATAAATGGGATAACTTAGCGCGCCAGCAGCGCCCAGAAACGGGATTATTAGGATTGCGCGCCGGATTGGGGCTATTTGCCAACTTGCGCCCCGCCACGATTTTTCCCCAGCTAATCGATGCTTCGAGTTTGAAGCGGGAAGTCGTGGAAGGCGTGGATATTATGGTGGTGCGCGAACTCACCGGCGGGATTTACTTCGGACAACCCAAGGGGATTTTTGAGGCGGAAACGGGGGAAAAACGCGGCGTAAACACGATGGCTTACCTGGAAGGGGAAATCGATCGCATCGCAAAAGTCGGCTTCGAGACGGCGCAAAAACGACGCGGTAAGCTCTGTTCGGTGGATAAGGCGAACGTACTGGATGTCTCTCAATTATGGCGCGATCGCGTCACCCTCATGGCCGCACAATACCCCGATGTCGAACTCTCGCACCTCTACGTCGATAACGCCGCTATGCAGTTAGTGCGCGCCCCCAAACAATTCGATACCATCGTCACCGGGAACTTATTCGGCGATATCCTCTCCGACGAAGCTGCTATGCTTACCGGCAGTATCGGGATGCTCCCTTCTGCTAGTTTAGGTGCAGACGGCCCCGGCTTGTTTGAACCCGTCCACGGTTCCGCCCCCGACATCGCCGGACAAGATAAAGCTAATCCCTTGGCGCAAGTGCTGAGCGCTGCGATGATGTTGCGGTATGGGTTGGATTGTCCCGAAGGCGCGGACAAAATCGAGCAAGCCGTTTTGCAGGTTTTGGAGCAAGGTTATCGCACGGGCGATATCATGTCTGAGGGTATGAAAGCGGTGGGCTGTCAAGGGATGGGCGAAGCCTTGTTGGAGGCGCTTCGGTCGTTTTAA
- a CDS encoding antibiotic biosynthesis monooxygenase, translating to MSEFTDFLKHKFAYVAIGEFKPGKFTEAEQLFVKAVSTYKQGFKGAYLLQEPNSDRGIAVIFWENIGDMDENHNEVCDAILQEMSHLFLAPPTTSFYEVCSEISEIPVNF from the coding sequence ATGTCCGAATTTACAGATTTTCTTAAGCACAAATTTGCCTACGTTGCGATCGGAGAATTCAAACCCGGTAAGTTTACAGAAGCCGAACAGTTGTTTGTCAAAGCCGTCTCGACTTACAAACAGGGCTTCAAAGGGGCGTACCTTCTCCAGGAACCAAACAGCGATCGCGGCATCGCTGTCATTTTTTGGGAAAACATCGGGGATATGGATGAGAATCACAACGAAGTTTGCGATGCCATCCTCCAAGAAATGTCTCATTTATTTCTCGCACCGCCTACGACTTCATTCTATGAAGTTTGTAGTGAAATTTCCGAAATTCCAGTCAACTTTTGA
- a CDS encoding NfeD family protein, protein MSDPTLLWALAGAILCLMELFFPTAFIEFMMGLSAFLVAIVSLRFRSLTLQIALWLLCSVLFVVLTRRFLSPKPSNLASGDDRCGETLTEIPPGKAGRVLYEGNSWRARCGDENCAIAPSEPVYIIGREGNTLIVMPQNILNS, encoded by the coding sequence ATGTCCGATCCTACACTACTGTGGGCGCTTGCTGGAGCCATCCTCTGTTTGATGGAACTTTTCTTTCCCACAGCCTTTATTGAATTCATGATGGGGCTGAGCGCCTTTCTCGTTGCTATTGTGTCTTTGCGGTTCCGTTCTTTGACGCTGCAAATCGCTTTGTGGCTGCTTTGTTCCGTCCTGTTCGTCGTTTTGACGCGGCGCTTCCTCTCGCCCAAACCCTCTAACTTAGCCTCTGGGGACGATCGCTGCGGCGAAACCCTCACTGAAATTCCGCCGGGAAAGGCAGGGCGCGTGTTGTATGAGGGGAATTCTTGGCGGGCGAGATGCGGCGATGAGAACTGCGCGATCGCGCCTTCCGAACCCGTCTACATTATCGGACGCGAAGGCAACACTTTAATCGTAATGCCCCAAAATATTTTGAATTCATAA
- a CDS encoding protein phosphatase 2C domain-containing protein, translating into MNYLWVPNPTAAKHLYPQQVGNRFQVLAPQIWQDLHPDRALPTPEPLPNSLAPYLHLFPQRLHVPEVYGLLPIDGEELLLLSNVPIDRQGNFYPMLSEMWAQASVTRQLYWLWQILNLWTPLSEQGVTSSLLIPENLRVEGWRVRLRQLFSDRAAREEFESARSSAGGVAVIGASSRVSLAALGESWESLASSARPEIASLLSEIIAGLKIEGVPFDSIADALNELLLDRAAKQPLRVRVAGGSDRGRIPSHNEDSYYPTSADLGIDSHNVPERLTSHLLVICDGIGGHEGGEVASHIAVQSIRLQARSLLAELDEDPKVMTPGLVQDQIAATIRIANNAIAARNDQQKREARQRMATTLVMALQLPQKIACFNGEPANGHELYIAHVGDSRAYWITPNYCQQLTVDDDIASREVRRGRKLYRESLTISGAEALTQALGTRSGESLRPTLQRFIIEEDGVLLLCSDGMSDGDVLEEAWQTYIPPVIRGQISLESAVEGLIRRANEKNGRDNISVVAAHYSVAAQPSVLVNLAELPKTEASEPIQVGLETPPEQPETEEKAAETEPILMPELDIEEELNSEKSPAYLEGLRWGIKGLLLALLIGVLVLLMRWSIDSKDKTQPSPTAPVPETTN; encoded by the coding sequence ATGAACTATCTTTGGGTTCCAAACCCCACGGCTGCTAAACATTTATATCCCCAACAAGTGGGCAATCGCTTCCAAGTCCTCGCCCCACAAATTTGGCAAGATTTGCACCCCGATCGCGCCCTACCCACCCCCGAGCCGCTCCCTAACTCGCTCGCGCCCTATTTGCACCTGTTTCCCCAACGCCTGCACGTTCCTGAAGTCTACGGTTTATTACCGATAGACGGCGAAGAATTATTGTTGCTGAGTAACGTTCCCATCGATCGCCAAGGGAACTTTTATCCGATGCTAAGCGAAATGTGGGCGCAAGCATCGGTAACGCGGCAATTGTACTGGTTGTGGCAAATTCTCAACCTCTGGACTCCGTTGAGCGAACAGGGAGTTACTTCGAGCTTGCTGATTCCGGAAAATCTGCGCGTGGAAGGATGGCGAGTGCGCTTGCGACAACTTTTTAGCGATCGCGCGGCGCGAGAAGAGTTTGAGTCGGCGCGTTCCTCAGCCGGGGGCGTTGCAGTTATCGGCGCTTCCTCCCGCGTCTCCTTAGCCGCGCTGGGCGAAAGCTGGGAATCCCTCGCCAGTTCGGCGCGCCCAGAAATTGCTTCGCTGCTGTCGGAAATAATTGCCGGATTAAAGATCGAAGGCGTACCCTTTGACAGCATTGCCGATGCCCTCAACGAACTCTTACTCGATCGCGCTGCCAAACAGCCCTTGCGGGTGCGCGTAGCGGGCGGGAGCGATCGCGGCCGCATTCCCAGCCACAATGAAGATAGTTATTATCCCACCAGCGCCGATCTCGGCATCGACAGCCACAACGTTCCCGAACGCCTCACCTCTCACTTACTCGTCATCTGCGATGGCATTGGCGGACACGAAGGCGGCGAAGTTGCCAGCCATATCGCCGTACAATCGATCCGGTTGCAAGCGCGATCGCTCCTCGCCGAACTCGACGAAGATCCCAAAGTCATGACCCCCGGATTGGTGCAGGATCAGATTGCTGCTACAATTCGCATTGCCAACAACGCGATCGCCGCGCGCAACGACCAACAGAAACGCGAAGCCCGCCAGCGCATGGCTACCACCCTCGTCATGGCGCTACAACTCCCCCAAAAAATCGCCTGCTTCAACGGGGAACCCGCCAACGGACACGAACTCTACATCGCCCATGTCGGCGACAGTCGCGCCTACTGGATTACGCCCAACTACTGCCAGCAACTCACCGTTGACGACGACATCGCCTCGAGGGAAGTCCGCCGAGGGCGCAAACTCTATCGAGAAAGCCTCACCATTTCCGGTGCAGAAGCCCTAACCCAAGCCCTCGGAACCCGCAGCGGCGAATCCCTGCGTCCCACCCTCCAGCGTTTCATCATCGAAGAAGACGGCGTATTGTTGCTGTGTTCCGACGGAATGAGCGATGGCGACGTGCTAGAAGAAGCATGGCAAACTTATATTCCGCCCGTCATTCGCGGTCAAATTTCCCTCGAATCAGCCGTAGAAGGGCTAATTCGTCGCGCCAACGAAAAAAATGGTCGAGATAATATCTCCGTCGTTGCCGCGCACTACAGTGTTGCCGCTCAACCGTCCGTCCTCGTTAATCTCGCCGAACTGCCCAAAACCGAAGCCTCCGAACCGATTCAAGTCGGCCTTGAAACGCCCCCCGAACAGCCCGAAACCGAAGAAAAAGCGGCAGAAACCGAGCCAATTTTAATGCCAGAACTGGACATTGAAGAGGAACTGAACAGCGAAAAATCCCCCGCTTATTTAGAGGGATTGCGTTGGGGCATTAAAGGATTGCTTTTAGCACTTTTAATCGGTGTTTTAGTCTTATTAATGCGCTGGTCGATCGATTCCAAAGATAAGACCCAACCCTCACCGACGGCTCCCGTCCCAGAAACGACGAATTAA
- a CDS encoding NACHT domain-containing protein, with amino-acid sequence MTSEYLSSSVEISGGTVQGFIQENHGTVTQNFIYQVSELLSSPATSTELPLTQTEYRQRKVLLGKVKEYWIEGVLNNLLQTQATIELSLEKRLDAVERPFTPFDAIAEESRQILPAGTSATEFFQSIGEGRTLLILGEPGAGKTITLLKLTQNLIASAEENLSRLIPVVLNLSSWGNKKQTIAEWLIEELYSKYQVSKSLGKKAIEQQQLLLLLDGLDEVNADLREACVQAINQFMQEHGQTEMVVTSRIADYESLSNRLQLLGAIFIRSLTPEQIESYLESAGEQLKAVKTLLKEDTVLQELAKSPLTLSVMTLAYQGKNVEELRQIGALQERRQNLFEAYIKRMFQQERIGKSSQYNPPYQHQQTTLWLNWLAQRMSQASQTIFLIEQMQPTWLQSWLHKIVYKIGSSLFFVFSSLLFSVILALFFSGLTYPFLFLSKYPIKFSEILKMGLLKGLNQGIIIGGVYGLYILLSNGEIQLIESLQWSWKEAKKSLPRGIILSLLIGIIIGLVFGVSYELIVSQVGDIVALPKSVPMPSLMAGLYGGLLHGVSAGIIYCLSQGFKGAKIEAKTFPNQGIWESAKSAVFLGLIGSVITAIVSALFALVFTVIIALQQNIVANLIGALIGGGVYGLFLGLIFGGITACIQHFTLRIILYFNNSITWNYAHFLDYAADRIFLQKVGGSYIFIHRMLMEHFASNLGTYSKSQKTVR; translated from the coding sequence ATGACTTCTGAATATCTTTCCAGTTCTGTCGAGATTTCGGGAGGGACAGTTCAGGGTTTTATCCAAGAAAATCACGGAACAGTCACTCAAAACTTTATCTATCAAGTCTCAGAATTACTCAGTAGCCCAGCAACGAGTACCGAGCTACCATTAACACAAACGGAATACCGCCAAAGAAAAGTCTTGCTTGGTAAAGTCAAAGAATATTGGATTGAAGGAGTTTTAAACAATTTATTGCAGACCCAAGCAACAATCGAACTCAGTCTAGAAAAGCGATTAGATGCTGTAGAACGTCCCTTCACTCCCTTTGATGCGATAGCCGAAGAATCCCGGCAGATTCTACCAGCCGGAACAAGCGCAACTGAATTTTTCCAAAGCATAGGAGAAGGACGAACTCTATTGATTTTAGGAGAACCCGGTGCGGGGAAAACAATTACCCTCTTAAAACTGACGCAGAATTTAATTGCTAGTGCTGAAGAAAATTTGAGTCGGCTGATTCCAGTAGTCTTAAACTTATCCTCTTGGGGGAATAAAAAACAAACAATTGCAGAGTGGCTAATTGAGGAACTTTACAGTAAATATCAGGTGTCTAAAAGTCTGGGTAAAAAGGCAATCGAACAGCAACAACTGCTGTTATTGCTGGACGGCTTGGATGAAGTAAATGCCGATCTTCGTGAAGCTTGCGTTCAAGCCATTAACCAGTTCATGCAAGAACACGGACAAACTGAAATGGTTGTCACAAGCCGTATCGCAGACTACGAATCTCTATCAAATCGTCTGCAATTACTAGGGGCAATTTTTATTCGTTCTCTGACTCCAGAGCAGATAGAGAGCTATTTGGAGAGCGCGGGCGAGCAATTAAAAGCAGTCAAAACTTTACTTAAAGAAGATACTGTTCTGCAAGAGTTAGCTAAGTCGCCGCTAACACTTAGCGTGATGACCTTAGCTTATCAAGGAAAAAATGTTGAAGAACTCCGACAGATAGGTGCGCTCCAAGAACGTCGTCAAAACCTGTTTGAGGCTTATATCAAGCGGATGTTTCAGCAGGAAAGAATTGGTAAATCCAGCCAATACAACCCTCCCTATCAGCATCAGCAAACTACATTGTGGCTGAATTGGTTAGCACAACGGATGTCTCAAGCGTCTCAAACAATTTTTCTAATCGAGCAAATGCAGCCTACTTGGTTGCAAAGTTGGCTACACAAAATTGTTTATAAAATAGGAAGCTCGCTCTTTTTTGTATTCTCTTCATTATTGTTTTCGGTAATTCTTGCTCTTTTTTTTAGCGGGTTAACTTATCCCTTTTTGTTTTTATCAAAATACCCGATAAAATTCAGTGAGATACTGAAAATGGGACTGCTAAAAGGACTTAACCAAGGAATAATTATTGGTGGAGTTTATGGATTATATATTTTATTGAGTAATGGAGAAATTCAGCTTATTGAAAGCCTCCAATGGTCTTGGAAAGAAGCGAAAAAAAGTCTCCCTAGGGGCATAATTTTGTCTTTACTAATAGGAATAATAATTGGGCTAGTTTTTGGGGTTAGTTACGAGTTAATAGTTTCGCAAGTCGGCGATATTGTAGCTTTGCCTAAATCAGTCCCTATGCCAAGCTTGATGGCGGGGTTGTATGGAGGATTATTGCATGGGGTGAGTGCAGGAATCATTTATTGCCTGAGTCAAGGATTTAAAGGAGCAAAAATAGAAGCCAAAACGTTTCCCAATCAAGGAATTTGGGAATCTGCTAAGAGCGCTGTATTTTTGGGATTAATAGGAAGTGTAATAACTGCCATTGTTTCAGCACTCTTCGCCTTGGTTTTTACAGTTATTATTGCACTCCAGCAAAACATAGTAGCTAATTTAATAGGAGCTTTAATAGGAGGGGGTGTTTATGGGCTATTTCTCGGGCTGATTTTTGGAGGAATTACTGCCTGCATTCAACACTTCACCTTGCGTATTATCCTTTACTTCAACAATTCTATTACCTGGAACTATGCCCATTTTCTCGACTATGCTGCCGATCGTATTTTTCTACAAAAGGTAGGGGGCAGCTATATTTTTATCCATCGAATGTTAATGGAACATTTCGCTAGCAATCTTGGAACCTACAGCAAGTCTCAAAAAACGGTGAGATGA
- a CDS encoding TM0106 family RecB-like putative nuclease: MLLTDNLLLDYKRCQRRAFLNRYGQPSKRMPEREFLQKLQRENQKQIDAILTECDYGEPRFAPGDWEEGAGQTEDLMRQGADLIYKGVLFWAATPSFPALLGQPTFLKKMPGTSRFGDWHYIPINVKLGKRPKPEYKAVGAFHAYLLAQVQGEVPSGSRLVLRDGREYQVALSNWLPRMEQVLSDCNRMLQLGLEPEVFISRQRCSLCQWQEACHVLAQSQQHLSLVPGVTPSRYEQLQQFGIISLEHLAAMSSPQIDEVLGVEIALQLQQQAQSLLEGKPLLRDGFEGLGRLPTSAIELYFDIEAEPDRDLDYLLGVLVRDRVTQSERFYPFLAEVPEDEGVIWQQFLDLVERYPQAPIFHFSEYEAETIERLALRYPIPIARLKPLLERLIDLHYWTTQSVIVPVESYSLKSLAVWVGFEWRDRGVNGESAVCWYDRWLQNGDRALLNAIVRYNEDDCRATRYLKDWLATFLSLNAAR, from the coding sequence ATGCTGCTGACCGATAACCTGTTGCTCGACTACAAACGCTGCCAGCGCCGCGCTTTTTTGAATCGTTACGGACAGCCCTCGAAAAGAATGCCAGAACGGGAATTTTTACAGAAGTTACAACGGGAAAATCAAAAACAGATCGATGCGATTTTAACCGAATGCGACTATGGGGAACCGCGTTTTGCGCCGGGAGATTGGGAGGAAGGGGCAGGACAAACCGAAGACTTAATGCGTCAGGGAGCCGATTTGATTTACAAGGGCGTACTTTTCTGGGCGGCGACACCTTCGTTTCCGGCGTTGCTCGGGCAGCCCACTTTTTTAAAAAAAATGCCGGGAACGTCGCGGTTTGGGGATTGGCATTACATCCCGATTAACGTCAAGTTGGGGAAGCGCCCGAAACCGGAGTATAAGGCGGTGGGGGCGTTCCATGCTTATCTCCTCGCGCAGGTACAAGGGGAGGTTCCGAGCGGTTCGCGGTTAGTTTTGCGCGATGGTCGGGAATATCAGGTTGCGTTGAGCAATTGGCTGCCGCGTATGGAGCAGGTTTTGAGCGATTGCAATCGGATGTTACAGTTGGGGCTAGAACCGGAGGTGTTTATTTCGCGCCAGCGATGCAGTTTGTGTCAGTGGCAGGAGGCTTGTCATGTGCTGGCACAATCCCAGCAGCACCTCTCGCTGGTTCCCGGCGTAACGCCCAGTCGTTACGAGCAGTTGCAGCAATTTGGGATTATCAGTTTGGAGCATTTGGCGGCAATGAGTTCGCCGCAAATCGATGAGGTGTTGGGGGTAGAAATTGCTTTGCAATTGCAGCAACAGGCGCAATCTTTGTTAGAGGGAAAGCCGCTGTTGCGAGATGGGTTTGAAGGGTTGGGGCGATTGCCGACGAGTGCGATCGAACTGTATTTTGATATTGAGGCCGAACCCGATCGCGATTTAGACTATTTATTAGGGGTATTGGTGCGCGATCGCGTTACCCAAAGCGAGCGGTTTTACCCATTTTTAGCTGAAGTCCCGGAAGATGAAGGCGTAATTTGGCAGCAATTTTTAGATTTAGTCGAGCGTTATCCTCAAGCGCCGATTTTTCATTTTTCTGAGTACGAAGCGGAAACTATCGAACGTTTGGCGCTGCGCTACCCAATTCCGATCGCTCGACTCAAACCTTTGCTGGAGCGTTTAATCGATCTTCATTATTGGACGACGCAGAGTGTTATTGTTCCGGTAGAGAGTTATTCGCTCAAATCGCTGGCGGTTTGGGTGGGATTTGAATGGCGCGATCGCGGCGTGAATGGCGAAAGTGCGGTATGTTGGTACGATCGCTGGTTGCAAAATGGCGATCGCGCTCTCCTCAATGCAATTGTTCGCTACAACGAAGATGATTGCCGCGCTACTCGCTACCTCAAAGATTGGCTTGCAACTTTCCTCAGTCTGAACGCAGCCCGATAA